In Osmerus mordax isolate fOsmMor3 chromosome 27, fOsmMor3.pri, whole genome shotgun sequence, the sequence TGCCGCGGAGATCTCTCccagagggggggcggggggggaggaaggagggggggggatctctCCCAGATGCAGTGCTGTAGTCTGTTCTGCTGCCCTGTGCAATTTCCTGCTGTTTTCAGCTGAGCACAGAGAGCTGATTGCATACTTGGAAGTGCAGCTGCAGCcctccctttgtgtgtgtgtgtttggttatgTAGAAGTACGTGTGTATGAGATAATACCATATGCCATCCTCTCCAACCTTCCCACCTTcagtccttcctccatcccattcctctgctcctccccggTACGGTGATATTGTATTAGTCTAATTCACTCTCGGCTGCGCGGGGTCTGTTAATGACCCATGACTTTCAATTAAGGCTCTTCCCTGCGTGCGAGTGATGGGTCAACCTGCTCTTATGAACAGGCTGTCTTCAAGGCTGTATTTACTGTACGTCCAACTGTACTACCCGGTTGTCTAGTCCTTCTCACGACACACGTAAGTCTCCACCCAGCCAGACAGGACACTGTTCTGGTCGTATGGCTATCAGAGCATGCTGGGAGAGCATGGGCCCTCGGGGTTTGTCCACGCACACTGTCACTGAAGCAGAAGGGGGTCATGTACCAAATAACAAAGATATTCTGAAatgcattatttatttattttttatgagaAACAAGTGCCAAATAGAAGTGTTGCTCTCGGAACATCCATGGAACATCCACGATGGGGGCAGGAACTTAgtcacgcacacaggcacagataTCCAAAAAGCCTGAATAATGAATAAACTGCTAATCACATCAACAGTGGTGCAGGATATGCCGTGTGCGATAATTAGtgcaattttttatttttataaataaataaaggatgCATGAATGTTGAAACGTGCCTCTCTTGTTGTGCTCAGAGCTTCATTAGAGAGCAGAACCTCACTGCAGAGTTACAGGAACCGGATTCTCTCACAACCAGGTCGCAGGAGGAAGGTCAATTTAGGCACTGCTCATTAGAGAACTTCCTTCCagatctctcccctctgtctttctctcttcatctcttccctttctttctctctccatctctatatccctctctccagctctctctctttctctctcattctccactctctctccatctccccctccctctccccccctctctatccccctccctctctctgtctctctctcccccctctctctctccccctccctccctctctctgtctctctctcacccctctctctctctctcccctctccccctctctctctccccccctctctcccccctctctctctctccccctctctctccccctctctctctctctcccccctctctccccctctctctctctccctcctctctctgttggtGTGTCACTGTGTAGGGTTGTCTGGAGGTGCTGTCTGGGCTTCGCTCAGCAGTGATACACGGCATTCTTCCTCTCGCAAATCAGCTAATGAAGCCTCAAGGAGCAGAAGCGGAGCGCCGTCACGTGAGATGCCCTCCGCTGCCGCTCTCCGGGGACACGCCCACACGGCTGCATTGTTTTCTCAGGTCACAGTCACACTAATGGAGCTTGTGTctcagctgtcaatcacacgCTTAGTCACGCCCCCTGGAGGCTGCGTCTGGCTCGCCGACGCAAATGAGAAAAACAACCGGCGTGTTTCCACGgtcgtgtgcctgtgtgtgtgtgtatgtgtgtgcctgtgtgtgtgcgcaccccAGCCCCAGATCTTGTTTATGAGTTAATAAATAGAGGCGGGCCAGGGACCAGGTAGAGGTCGTCATGGATCTCACTCAGGTCCCTGCAGATAGGCTGTCAGTTTGATTGATTGCGTGGCCGTCCAATGCAGGGGCTTGTAAACCCTCATCTGTACTTAGTTGGAGCCCAGTGTTGTGCCCGTAGAGTCCCTTCTCATGTGGTCAGGCCACGCCCCCCCGGTGGTCAAGCCACGCCCCCCCGGTTGCTCCAGGAGACACAGAACGTGTTGCCTCCCCTGTTCCCTCCACAGTGATTAAAGCTGCGCAACAGAGACTGTCAACGCCTTTCATATCCGGTGCCCGTGGGTACGCGGGGGTGCCGTCTGTGCAGGAAGAGATTTGTGACGCTAGCAAGcaaagaggggagaaggggaaagaaagaTATGAGGGAAACATTGATAATGTTCTCTGAGATTGTGGCATGGTGTTTCCTGGGGGAGATCTTATCTCATCCCGATAACACGATAAGCTGCCGTAGATATTAGTAGGATTGAGCGAACAAATATCGTTTTAATGGCATTAATAGCAGCACCTGAGGATGCTCTTAGTGGTGTGATTGCTTTCATTTCTCTGAACCTGTCATCCGGGTTCAGCTCTATATGCAAACTCATATTAAAAAGAATAAAAACGAAAGCCTTCTGGCCTTTCATCGCTCTGCAGGTATTTTTGACAGCGGTACGAATTTGCATGCAAATTGTACATGAATAATTGTGTGCTAAATTGCTCTGGAATGTATATTTGTTGTTAGGCTCATGTATCCATTTAGAATGGATTATAATCGAGAACAATGAAGACTCTCAGAATATCGGTGTGTGCTAGTATTAGACATTTCATTAAATGGCTTTACATAAGCCTGTAAAAAGTTTCGACTCCAAATCGCAGGAGTTTATTTTCCTCTTTCCCATTCTCCTCATGCGAAACCCTCGTAAAATTCCGGCCTCCGGTTTCTTGGCATCTCCAGCTGGAACAAATGACACAAAATGGCACCCCAATGGCACATTTTCCTACTCGTTCTGAATGTAACTGTGGACCCAAGCACAGTGTTGCGGTGGCTATAAATGTCCCACTAAGGATTTGTCTCTTCTTGATGACAACACTGGGAGGGCTTGTGCACAGGACGTCCCTCACACCGTCACGGTTGCTTGGGTTCCTAAGACACACATTACATCCCGTAAACATCCTGTCTCGAACCAAACGGCGAGCTCTTGGCGTTGGCATGGAGACGTTGAGTTACAGCCAATAGCAGATGGAGGACGTTGATAAACCAGTGTTATTTcagtctctcacccccccccctctttttgtCTTCCAGGTTGCCAACTGTGAGGAATCAAACCCATGACCCTGAGAGCGTCTAATGATGGACAAGAAAAGTGGTAAGTAGTGCCACGCGGGTCCAGAGCTAAAGCGCTCTGCGGCGCATGCCACCTGTCTAATCTGCCTGAGCGTACACAGCAGGGTGCCTCGCACCGACGAACGCCGCCTCAGCACAATCACTGCATGCTAATTACATCCTACTTTCTGATCCGGTTCTGCATAATTAATCACACTGCGACCCGGATGTTTGCGAATGCTCTAATCCTGTGATGTGTTCCAGCGAACGTGTTCCCCTCCAAGGCTGCGGAGGGCGCTGGCCAGAGGAAGCAGCTGCCCTACTCGGTGGAGACGCCCTACGGCTTCCACCTCGACCTGGACTTCCTGAAGTACGTGGACGACATAGAGAAAGGCAACACGATCAAGAGGGTTCACATCCAGCGAAGAGCCAGGGGCCCTAAGTGCAGCACGCTGCCCAGGAACTTCAGCCTTCCCGGGCAGGGACCACGCCCGCCCCCCAAGGACACCTGGTCGGGCACCTCCACCCTGGGGTCCAAGCCCAAGTCTCGCGTGACGGAGGTTCAGCAGATCTTTGACTTCAAGCCCAGCGATGGCGGCACTTCCAGTCAGAGCAGAGGGCACGGGGGGGGCTACTCCTCGGCCAGGCccaaggaggaggccagggctgGGGTGAGGCCGTTCGACGAGCAGCCCCTTGGGCTCCAGGCCAGACCCAACCTCCTTCGGACCTCCAGCATGCCGGCCACCGTGCCCCATCGGAAGGGCTCCGACTCGGGGGACGAGCGCCCCGGAGGCTCCCAGAACGGCTCGTCGGAGAGCGTGTTCCGCCCCGCGGATGTGCTGGACAGACGCGTGCCCCAGGACCGCACCGGGCTGCACCAGCAGATCACCGTGGCCCTCAAGAGggtgagggagctggaggagcaggtcagaACCATCCCGGAACTCAAAGCCCAGATCTGCTCgttgagggaagagagagagaagctgttaTTGAGGCTACAGGctcagacccaggcccaggcccaggcccaggcagcctcccctcccctaaccAAAACCACGGGTCTTGCATTGGACATCCAGCCACGGGGGGCTGCAGCCCCACAGTCGACCTCCACAGGAGGTGTGTCAGAGAAGCAGCCTCCAGCGGAGGATCGGCGCGGCATGGCGGAGAAACACCAGGAGTCCCCCAGCAGATCcatcacacacgcagacacaggcaggcttTTAGCACAGCCATCAGaccgacagagagaagagagcactTTGGAGGCCACGGCAGGAACGCTTTCAGCGGACAGAGTCGTACCGGGAGCTGCAGACGCTACAGGGAGCCTGATGTCAGCGCAGCCGGACGGAGCGGGCGCGAGCAGAGCCCAGACGTGCAGCGACGAGGACCTCGCTAGCGTCCAACAGCTTCAGGCTAAGCTAACAGCCCTTGAGGCGAAGCTAACCCTGGCTAGCCACGATCTGGACAGAACCAACGTTCTCCTGAGAGAACAGGTGGAGGAGAACCgcctgaaggaggagaggatactGTTgctgagggagggggcgggcgaCGAGGTGCCCCCGGAGCCGGGGCGGGGCCGGAGAGAGAGCGTGGACCGGGAGACGGAGACCGAGAAGGTGGATCTAGCCAATCAGGAGACGGAGACGGAGAGCGCAGGGACAGTGGACCAGGGGACAGACATGGCGATGATAGAGGTGTGCATACCCCAGGAGAGAGCCGGCAGCGTAGGGCAGGTCGTGGACACGGAGGGACGCAACGTCCAAGACCAGCTGATGGACGTGGACTTGGCGGGCGGACATGTGCGGAGACACAGGGCTAACAGCGTGGACCGGGGGATGGAGACTGAGAGGGTGGACACTGCGGACCAGGTGACTGAGACACAGGCCCCCGCCAGGGTGGACCAGGTGACTGAGACACAGGCCCCCGCCAGGGTGGACCAGGTGACTGAGACACAGGCCCCCGCCAGGGTGGACCAGGTGACTGAGACGGAGACTAACTCGCCAGGCTTGCGTCCCGTGAGACGGAGGGCGAACAGCGTGGAGCGAGGGacggtgacagagagagtggacaCGGTGGACCAGGTGACTGAAACCGAGGGAGTGGCGAGGGCAGACCAGCAGACGGAGACCGTcgcagacagacaagacagagagaccaaCCATGCCGGGGGAAGTGTGGAGTTTGGGGGGATGGTCACCGGAACTTTCCTGACAGAAAGCGTGGTCATGGAGAGCGTGGTCATGGAGAGCGTGGTCATGGAAAGGATGGTCAGGGAAAGagtggagagtgtgtttgagaagAAGGTGGATAATCTCGTGACGGATGTTGCCCTGACTGAAAGCTCAGCGCCTGAAGAAAATGTGGTCGCTGAAATGGAGGTTAGAGAGATAACCATCACTGAGCATGTGGTCGTAGAAAGTGTGGTCAGGGAGAACATGGTAGTGGAGACTGCGGTTGAAGAGCAGAACATGGTAGTGGAGACTGCGGTTGAAGAGCAGAACATGGTAGTGGAGACTGCGGTTGAAGAGCAGAACATGGTAGTGGAGACTGCGGTTGGAGAGCAGAACATGGTAGTGGAGACTGCGGTTGAAGAGCAGAACATGGTAGTGGAGACTGCGGTTGGAGAGCAGAACATGGTAGTGGAGACTGCGGTTGGAGAGCAGAACATGGTAGTGGAGACTGCGGTTGAAGAGCAGAACATGGTAGTGGAGACTGCGGTTGGAGAGCAGAACATGGTAGTGGAGACTGCGGTTGGAGAGCAGAACATGGTAGTGGAGACTGCGGTTGGAGAGAATGAGGTTGGGAGAGATGTGGCGTCTGAGAGTGCAGGGACAGCAAGTGAGGCCCCTGTAAATGTGGTCCAAGAAAGTGTGATCCTTGAAAGTAAGGTTGTAGAAAATGTGAACTTAGAGAGTGTAGTTCTAGTGAGTGAGACCACAGAAAGTAAAGTTGTAGAGAGTGAGACCACAGAAAGTAAAGTTCTAGAGAGTGAGACCACAGAAAGTAAAGTTCTAGAGAGTGTGAC encodes:
- the kank4 gene encoding KN motif and ankyrin repeat domain-containing protein 1 — encoded protein: MMDKKSANVFPSKAAEGAGQRKQLPYSVETPYGFHLDLDFLKYVDDIEKGNTIKRVHIQRRARGPKCSTLPRNFSLPGQGPRPPPKDTWSGTSTLGSKPKSRVTEVQQIFDFKPSDGGTSSQSRGHGGGYSSARPKEEARAGVRPFDEQPLGLQARPNLLRTSSMPATVPHRKGSDSGDERPGGSQNGSSESVFRPADVLDRRVPQDRTGLHQQITVALKRVRELEEQVRTIPELKAQICSLREEREKLLLRLQAQTQAQAQAQAASPPLTKTTGLALDIQPRGAAAPQSTSTGGVSEKQPPAEDRRGMAEKHQESPSRSITHADTGRLLAQPSDRQREESTLEATAGTLSADRVVPGAADATGSLMSAQPDGAGASRAQTCSDEDLASVQQLQAKLTALEAKLTLASHDLDRTNVLLREQVEENRLKEERILLLREGAGDEVPPEPGRGRRESVDRETETEKVDLANQETETESAGTVDQGTDMAMIEVCIPQERAGSVGQVVDTEGRNVQDQLMDVDLAGGHVRRHRANSVDRGMETERVDTADQVTETQAPARVDQVTETETNSPGLRPVRRRANSVERGTVTERVDTVDQVTETEGVARADQQTETVADRQDRETNHAGGSVEFGGMVTGTFLTESVVMESVVMESVVMERMVRERVESVFEKKVDNLVTDVALTESSAPEENVVAEMEVREITITEHVVVESVVRENMVVETAVEEQNMVVETAVEEQNMVVETAVEEQNMVVETAVGEQNMVVETAVEEQNMVVETAVGEQNMVVETAVGEQNMVVETAVEEQNMVVETAVGEQNMVVETAVGEQNMVVETAVGENEVGRDVASESAGTASEAPVNVVQESVILESKVVENVNLESVVLVSETTESKVVESETTESKVLESETTESKVLESVTPENKVLESVTPENKVLESETTESKVLESVTPENKVLESVTPENKFIENVSRENEAPVGEATGSSAPKRPPRHIPATGQTQPPLEDPEHSPVQPPAKLKAQPEPPPRSSSEASPSQPPPQSSSEASPSQPPHRRGSGESPTSQPPRRGSGESPTSQPPRRGSGESPTSQPPRRGSGESPTSQPPRRGSGESPTSQPPRRGSGESPTSPAALGQVVTRLTGLLNEQWAQLGSGGQQGPAQQQQDGPSVQKPAAKPTAKATAKPAGKPAGKSGPSKMSSIQNQLVSSLSALSAFYSPGQKAAASKQQGLKSIMKKNEGAGKQGSAGAKKNLKFVGVNGGYESTSSEEEESSGEDKEDKEEEVQEEVDSSDPEEQEPGEEQQEQAQTDQETQGEASHPGAQGEASDPGAQGGGVEAVSQGEPRDAETSQGLQAEQATGVTVDKDFMEACHYIKDHMTAVSSPDKEMRQVLLVLYQEWFRVSSQKESQAHTVTLYLREVGVATPTLLRYIVNLTDGNGNTALHYSVSHGNFPVVKLLLDTGLCEVNIQNKAGYTAVMLACLTAADGSEDMEVALQLLRQGDINTRAGQSGQTALMLAVSHGRIAMVRLLLTCQVDVNIQDRSGSTALMCASEHGHTEISRLLLESGLCHAGLTDKNGQTASSVAAQASHGEIVDLLRAHSAARASDPPATTAPL